In Gigantopelta aegis isolate Gae_Host chromosome 6, Gae_host_genome, whole genome shotgun sequence, the following are encoded in one genomic region:
- the LOC121374305 gene encoding guanine nucleotide-binding protein subunit gamma-1-like isoform X2 — MADMRMNKLQEGLQQQRRLIEQLRCEAQITRMRVSQVIEDIVKYCETHREEDVLITGFNKPQENPFKEKGGCTIL; from the exons ATGG CTGATATGCGCATGAACAAACTGCAGGAGGGTCTCCAGCAGCAGAGACGACTGATAGAGCAATTGCGCTGTGAAGCACAGATCACGCGGATGAGGGTCTCCCAGGTGATTGAGGACATTGTCAAATACTGTGAGACCCACCGCGAGGAGGACGTGCTCATAACGGGCTTCAACAAACCACAGGAGAACCCATTCAAGGAGAAGGGCGGATGCACAATCTTGTAG
- the LOC121374305 gene encoding guanine nucleotide-binding protein subunit gamma-1-like isoform X1 produces MGTQGNAADMRMNKLQEGLQQQRRLIEQLRCEAQITRMRVSQVIEDIVKYCETHREEDVLITGFNKPQENPFKEKGGCTIL; encoded by the exons ATGG GAACTCAAGGGAATGCCG CTGATATGCGCATGAACAAACTGCAGGAGGGTCTCCAGCAGCAGAGACGACTGATAGAGCAATTGCGCTGTGAAGCACAGATCACGCGGATGAGGGTCTCCCAGGTGATTGAGGACATTGTCAAATACTGTGAGACCCACCGCGAGGAGGACGTGCTCATAACGGGCTTCAACAAACCACAGGAGAACCCATTCAAGGAGAAGGGCGGATGCACAATCTTGTAG